In a single window of the Streptomyces sp. HUAS ZL42 genome:
- a CDS encoding ArsR/SmtB family transcription factor: MSNIKALPLLEPEVPESAVPCCPPLTERPLSAGEAERTALMFKALGDPVRLRLFSLVASHEGGEACVCDISDVGVSQPTVSHHLKKLKEAGLLTSERRGTWVYYRVEPSVVAAMGQMLGSMR; the protein is encoded by the coding sequence ATGTCGAACATCAAGGCACTGCCGCTGTTGGAGCCCGAGGTCCCAGAGTCTGCAGTGCCCTGTTGCCCGCCGCTGACCGAGCGTCCGCTGAGCGCCGGAGAGGCCGAACGGACCGCCCTGATGTTCAAGGCGCTCGGCGACCCGGTGCGGCTGCGGCTGTTCTCGCTGGTCGCCTCGCATGAGGGCGGCGAGGCATGCGTGTGCGACATCTCCGACGTCGGCGTCTCCCAGCCGACCGTCTCCCACCACCTGAAGAAGCTCAAAGAGGCCGGGCTGCTCACCTCCGAACGGCGCGGTACGTGGGTGTACTACCGGGTGGAGCCGTCGGTGGTCGCTGCGATGGGCCAGATGCTCGGCAGCATGCGCTGA
- a CDS encoding NAD(P)-binding domain-containing protein: MSASTTDQLPVVVIGAGPTGLAAAAHLIARGIEPLVLEAGPSAGTAVRDWAHMRLFSPWIEVTDPAAEKLLAPTGWTRPDGTTYPTGGDWAEKYLQPLADVLGDKVRYGVTVTGVARAGRDRIVDSGRDEQPFTAHVQLTDGGEERITARAVIDASGTWSTPSPVGANGLPALAEKSAADRLSYRVPNLNDPAVRARYAGKRTAVVGSGASAFTALAYLADLAKEEDGTHAVWILRRGIGANTYGGGEADQLPARGALGLRAKAAVENGYASAVTGFRTEAVERDDDGRLVLVAEDGRRLDPVDEVVVLTGFRPDLSFLSEIRLGLDERLQAPTVLAPLIDPNVHSCGTVHPHGVKELSHPEQGIYLVGMKSYGRAPTFLAMTGYEQVRSITAAIAGDQEAAERVELTLPETGVCGGAGLFDEPENAEQSGGGCCAAPTTLQIGIGAPVSSGGC; the protein is encoded by the coding sequence GTGAGCGCCTCCACCACCGACCAGCTGCCCGTCGTGGTCATCGGAGCCGGCCCCACCGGCCTGGCCGCAGCCGCCCACCTCATCGCGCGCGGCATCGAACCGCTGGTCCTGGAAGCCGGGCCCTCCGCCGGCACCGCCGTACGCGACTGGGCGCACATGCGGCTGTTCTCCCCCTGGATCGAGGTCACCGACCCGGCGGCCGAGAAGCTGCTGGCCCCGACCGGCTGGACCCGCCCCGACGGCACCACGTACCCCACCGGCGGCGACTGGGCCGAGAAGTACCTCCAGCCGCTCGCCGACGTGCTGGGCGACAAGGTCCGCTACGGAGTCACCGTGACCGGCGTGGCCCGCGCGGGACGCGATCGCATCGTCGACTCGGGCCGTGACGAGCAACCCTTCACCGCGCACGTCCAACTGACCGACGGCGGCGAGGAGCGCATCACCGCCCGCGCCGTCATCGACGCGTCCGGCACCTGGTCCACCCCGAGTCCGGTGGGCGCGAACGGCCTGCCCGCCCTCGCCGAGAAGTCGGCCGCCGACCGCCTGTCCTACCGCGTCCCGAACCTCAACGACCCGGCCGTACGCGCCCGTTACGCAGGCAAGCGAACCGCCGTCGTCGGCTCGGGTGCCTCCGCGTTCACCGCCCTCGCATACCTCGCCGATCTCGCGAAGGAGGAGGACGGCACACACGCGGTATGGATCTTGCGCCGCGGTATCGGCGCCAACACCTACGGGGGCGGCGAGGCCGACCAGCTCCCCGCACGCGGCGCCCTCGGCCTGCGCGCCAAGGCCGCAGTCGAGAACGGATACGCGAGCGCGGTCACCGGCTTCCGCACCGAGGCCGTCGAGCGCGACGACGACGGCCGCCTGGTCCTGGTCGCCGAAGACGGCCGCCGCCTCGACCCGGTCGACGAGGTCGTCGTACTGACCGGGTTCCGCCCGGACCTGTCCTTCCTCTCCGAGATCCGTCTCGGCCTCGACGAACGCCTCCAGGCCCCGACCGTCCTCGCCCCGCTCATCGACCCGAACGTCCACTCCTGCGGCACCGTCCACCCCCACGGCGTGAAGGAGCTCTCTCACCCGGAACAGGGCATCTACCTGGTCGGCATGAAGTCCTACGGACGGGCACCCACGTTTCTCGCCATGACCGGCTACGAGCAGGTCCGCTCCATCACCGCCGCGATCGCAGGCGACCAGGAGGCCGCCGAGCGAGTAGAACTCACCCTCCCGGAGACGGGGGTGTGCGGAGGCGCGGGCCTGTTCGACGAGCCGGAGAACGCCGAGCAGTCCGGCGGCGGTTGCTGCGCCGCCCCCACCACCCTCCAGATCGGCATCGGCGCCCCGGTCTCCTCCGGCGGCTGCTGA
- a CDS encoding ArsI/CadI family heavy metal resistance metalloenzyme — translation MTSRVQLALRVADLNASVAFYTKLFGTEPAKLRDGYANFAIAEPPLKLVLIEGAAGEATRMDHLGVEVDSTEAVHAATVRLGEAGLATDVENDTTCCYALQDKVWVHGPGQEPWEVYVVKADADSLAKQQGSTCCTGPAEADTGAKEPAVAGGCC, via the coding sequence ATGACATCCCGTGTACAGCTCGCCCTGAGGGTCGCCGACCTCAATGCGTCGGTCGCCTTCTACACGAAGCTCTTCGGCACCGAGCCCGCCAAACTCCGCGACGGCTACGCCAACTTCGCCATCGCCGAGCCTCCGCTGAAGCTCGTCCTGATCGAGGGCGCAGCAGGCGAGGCAACCCGCATGGACCACCTCGGCGTCGAGGTCGACAGCACCGAAGCGGTCCACGCCGCCACCGTCCGGCTGGGCGAGGCCGGCCTTGCCACCGACGTGGAGAACGACACCACCTGTTGCTACGCCCTCCAGGACAAGGTCTGGGTCCACGGTCCAGGCCAGGAACCCTGGGAGGTTTACGTCGTCAAGGCCGACGCGGACTCCCTGGCCAAGCAGCAGGGCAGCACCTGCTGCACCGGCCCGGCCGAGGCCGACACCGGCGCGAAGGAACCGGCCGTCGCGGGCGGCTGCTGCTGA
- a CDS encoding GNAT family N-acetyltransferase: MTSHDAPGGSRIAPGGTGLVIRQETADDHRDVREVHTRAFGDSERVPGLVEALRVAEAALAPMSFVATVDDRVVGHVLLSAARLDAPRRIVDVLSLSPLGVVPEFQRQGIGTQLIAYALAAADNQGAPLVFLEGSPRYYGTRGFEAAGAVGFRSPSLRIPEAAFQVARLSAHEPWMTGTFVYSEIFWAFDCVGLRDPEA, encoded by the coding sequence ATGACGTCACACGATGCGCCTGGAGGCTCCCGGATCGCTCCCGGTGGAACCGGGCTGGTGATCCGGCAAGAGACCGCTGACGATCACCGAGACGTGCGCGAGGTTCATACGCGCGCCTTCGGTGACAGCGAGCGGGTTCCCGGGCTCGTGGAGGCACTTCGCGTTGCGGAGGCCGCGTTGGCACCGATGTCCTTCGTCGCCACCGTTGATGACCGGGTCGTCGGACATGTCCTGCTGAGCGCGGCGCGGTTGGACGCTCCACGCCGGATCGTGGACGTCCTGTCCCTGTCACCGCTGGGCGTGGTGCCCGAGTTCCAGCGTCAGGGCATCGGTACCCAGCTCATCGCGTACGCCCTCGCGGCGGCCGACAACCAGGGAGCGCCGTTGGTGTTCCTGGAGGGTTCACCGCGCTACTACGGAACGCGCGGCTTCGAGGCTGCCGGCGCCGTGGGCTTCCGCTCGCCGTCGCTGCGTATTCCTGAAGCCGCGTTCCAGGTCGCCCGGTTGTCCGCTCACGAGCCGTGGATGACAGGCACCTTCGTCTACTCAGAGATCTTCTGGGCCTTCGACTGCGTCGGCCTGCGCGACCCCGAGGCCTGA
- a CDS encoding DUF3592 domain-containing protein, whose protein sequence is MQVQVRGQGARRWITFGAIAFGALFFVVGLILAGVSISFLVGAERTPGTVVALEWRNDHSGVSRKKRMDDKPVAYPVVEFTSADGMRRTFRDSTGSNPPAYEEGERVEVLYRADSPEDARINGFASLWLLPLIFGGIGLGIAGVGTIVALATRRRS, encoded by the coding sequence GTGCAGGTTCAGGTGCGTGGGCAGGGTGCCCGCCGGTGGATCACCTTCGGAGCGATCGCGTTCGGGGCGCTGTTCTTTGTCGTCGGGCTGATCCTTGCGGGGGTGTCGATCTCGTTCCTGGTGGGTGCGGAACGTACCCCGGGCACGGTGGTTGCCCTGGAGTGGCGGAACGACCACAGCGGCGTATCTCGCAAGAAGCGGATGGACGACAAGCCCGTGGCGTACCCGGTGGTCGAGTTCACGTCGGCGGATGGCATGCGGAGGACGTTCCGGGACTCGACGGGCTCCAATCCACCGGCGTACGAGGAGGGTGAGCGGGTCGAGGTGCTCTACCGCGCAGATAGCCCCGAGGACGCGCGAATCAATGGGTTCGCCTCGCTGTGGCTGCTACCACTGATCTTCGGTGGGATCGGGCTGGGTATCGCGGGAGTCGGGACGATCGTGGCACTGGCGACGCGCAGACGTTCCTAG
- a CDS encoding lysostaphin resistance A-like protein, whose protein sequence is MRILSAVAVLAAANLVNNWLAPGPYAYVLTCVAATAVLLLIARWDGLTLADLGLDAAGVRQGLRWAPVLAGAVLVVLLLLLAHPAGREVFRDSRATGLSVGQLLWRVLVRVPFGTVLLEETAFRGVLWAMIRRRRGTVWATAVSSMLFGLWHLLPSRGLNRSNTAVEAAFGRGSAGAAATVAVAVAATVAAGAVLCELRRRSGSLLAPAALHWAVNGLGYAVAWAAPRWWPTT, encoded by the coding sequence ATGCGGATCCTCAGTGCTGTTGCCGTCCTGGCCGCCGCGAACCTCGTCAACAACTGGCTCGCGCCCGGCCCCTACGCGTACGTGCTCACCTGTGTGGCCGCTACGGCGGTCCTGCTCTTGATCGCCCGCTGGGACGGCCTCACCCTCGCCGATCTGGGACTCGACGCGGCGGGTGTACGGCAAGGACTTCGGTGGGCGCCCGTCCTCGCCGGTGCTGTCCTCGTTGTCCTCCTGCTCCTGCTGGCCCATCCGGCCGGCCGAGAGGTATTCCGGGATTCCCGGGCCACCGGCCTGTCCGTCGGGCAGTTGCTGTGGCGGGTACTGGTGCGGGTGCCGTTCGGCACGGTGTTGCTGGAGGAGACCGCCTTCCGGGGTGTGCTGTGGGCCATGATCCGTCGCCGACGCGGAACGGTGTGGGCCACCGCCGTGTCCTCCATGCTCTTCGGCCTGTGGCATCTGCTGCCCTCCCGCGGCCTCAACCGCTCCAACACCGCCGTCGAAGCGGCCTTCGGACGCGGCTCGGCGGGCGCGGCGGCGACCGTGGCCGTAGCCGTGGCGGCCACGGTCGCCGCCGGGGCGGTCCTGTGCGAGCTGCGGCGTCGCTCCGGCAGCCTGCTGGCGCCGGCGGCGCTGCACTGGGCAGTCAACGGTCTCGGCTACGCGGTGGCCTGGGCGGCGCCCCGGTGGTGGCCCACCACCTGA
- a CDS encoding TOPRIM nucleotidyl transferase/hydrolase domain-containing protein codes for MDELRRFRLALVAWAAGGAAAGAAAAVARQLAGDVRTIVLVEGSSDQIALEALATRHGRDLGAEGVAVVPLGGATNIGRFLDVCGPPGLDLPLAGLCDIGEERHFRRHLERVGLGSGLTHAGLETLGFHVCVADLEDELIRALGAEGVQQVIEAQGETRPFHTFQGQPAQRERPVEHQLRRFMGTHSGRKALYAQALVAHLGLERIPRPLERLLTHV; via the coding sequence GTGGACGAGTTGAGGCGATTCCGCCTGGCGCTGGTCGCGTGGGCGGCCGGCGGGGCGGCGGCAGGTGCGGCCGCCGCGGTGGCGCGGCAGCTGGCCGGCGATGTGCGGACGATCGTGCTCGTCGAGGGGAGCAGCGATCAGATCGCGCTCGAAGCGCTGGCCACGCGCCACGGCCGCGACCTCGGTGCGGAGGGCGTCGCGGTGGTACCGCTCGGAGGCGCGACTAACATCGGGCGATTCCTGGACGTGTGCGGTCCTCCAGGACTCGACCTCCCGCTGGCCGGTCTCTGCGACATCGGAGAGGAGCGGCATTTCCGGCGTCATCTGGAGCGGGTCGGGCTCGGGTCCGGTCTCACACACGCCGGACTGGAGACACTCGGATTCCACGTGTGCGTCGCCGACCTGGAGGACGAGCTGATCCGCGCCCTCGGGGCCGAGGGCGTGCAGCAGGTGATCGAGGCCCAGGGCGAGACGCGCCCCTTCCACACCTTTCAGGGTCAGCCGGCCCAGCGAGAACGGCCTGTGGAGCACCAGCTGCGGCGCTTCATGGGTACGCACAGCGGTCGCAAAGCGCTCTACGCGCAGGCGCTGGTTGCGCACCTGGGCCTCGAGCGCATTCCCCGGCCGCTGGAGCGCCTCCTCACGCACGTCTGA
- a CDS encoding winged helix-turn-helix transcriptional regulator, whose amino-acid sequence MSGPLDDEPACSIERSLQILGDRWTLLVLREIFSGRHRFAEIQSSLGIASNLLSGRLKVLVDAGVLRTLAYQEAGSRHRQSYHLTSAGLELQIVLGALQQWGDRHRPRPAGPSVSRRNRSTGQAVHVGFLSDDGREVPMEDVSLTAVPDAQG is encoded by the coding sequence GTGTCCGGCCCCCTGGACGACGAGCCGGCGTGCTCCATCGAGCGGAGCCTGCAGATACTCGGCGATCGGTGGACTCTCCTGGTGCTGCGCGAGATCTTCTCCGGCAGGCACCGGTTCGCTGAAATCCAATCCTCCCTCGGTATCGCGTCAAACCTGCTCAGTGGCCGGCTCAAGGTTCTCGTTGACGCCGGTGTGCTGCGCACGCTGGCGTATCAGGAGGCTGGCAGCAGGCATCGGCAGAGCTATCACCTGACGTCGGCCGGGCTTGAGTTGCAGATCGTCCTGGGCGCGCTTCAGCAGTGGGGTGACCGTCACCGTCCGCGGCCCGCGGGTCCCTCTGTTTCCCGGCGGAACCGCTCCACGGGGCAGGCCGTCCACGTGGGGTTTCTCAGTGACGACGGTCGCGAGGTCCCCATGGAGGATGTGTCGCTGACGGCAGTACCTGACGCTCAGGGTTGA
- a CDS encoding DUF1326 domain-containing protein: MAWNLSGTYFESCNCDVVCPCTTSGLTAPADAERCQVTLAFHVDQGEVDGVDVSNRNVVLFADAPRVMAHGGWQVALYVDGSANDSQADALGRVFSGQAGGPMETVASLVGEVLGVERVPIDYRDDGRRHTVVVGDAIDIEIEDQVAPQYGEDGPVMKLTGLFHPANTTVTIARSTRATGKGVHGRSWDFTGSNAHAAPFSWAA, encoded by the coding sequence ATGGCTTGGAATTTGAGCGGCACGTATTTCGAGAGCTGCAACTGTGACGTGGTGTGCCCCTGCACCACCTCAGGCCTCACCGCACCCGCCGACGCCGAACGCTGCCAGGTGACCCTCGCGTTCCACGTCGACCAGGGCGAGGTCGATGGCGTGGACGTGTCGAACCGAAACGTCGTCCTCTTCGCCGACGCACCCCGTGTCATGGCCCACGGCGGCTGGCAGGTGGCGCTCTATGTCGACGGTTCGGCCAACGACAGCCAGGCCGACGCGCTGGGCAGGGTCTTCTCCGGCCAGGCGGGCGGGCCGATGGAGACCGTTGCCTCCCTCGTCGGCGAGGTCCTCGGCGTCGAACGCGTCCCCATCGACTACCGCGACGACGGTCGCCGCCACACGGTGGTCGTGGGGGATGCCATCGACATCGAGATCGAGGACCAGGTGGCCCCGCAGTACGGCGAGGACGGCCCGGTGATGAAACTGACAGGCCTGTTCCACCCGGCGAACACAACGGTGACCATCGCCCGATCCACCCGGGCCACCGGCAAGGGCGTACACGGCCGGTCATGGGACTTCACAGGCAGCAACGCCCACGCGGCCCCCTTCTCGTGGGCGGCGTGA
- a CDS encoding dihydrofolate reductase family protein translates to MSLARVHNFSISLDGFGTGENLSRDAPFGHAGERLHEWMFTTRFWHEMTGKPGGTGGLDDAFARRFTPGIGAEIMGAGKFGPPGWHEDPDWKGWWGPNPPFHTPTFVLTHHARPSIEMEGGTTFHFLDASPAKALEAAREAAGGQDVRMGGGPAMIRDFLAAGLIDHMHVVVVPILLGRGVRLWDGLEGLEKDYEVEAASSPSGVTHVTFTRAGL, encoded by the coding sequence ATGTCACTCGCCCGCGTCCACAACTTCTCCATCTCACTCGACGGCTTCGGCACCGGTGAGAACCTGAGCCGTGACGCGCCGTTCGGCCACGCCGGCGAACGGCTGCACGAGTGGATGTTCACCACCCGGTTCTGGCACGAGATGACCGGCAAGCCCGGCGGGACCGGCGGCCTCGACGACGCCTTCGCGCGGCGGTTCACGCCCGGGATCGGTGCCGAGATCATGGGCGCCGGGAAGTTCGGCCCGCCCGGATGGCACGAGGACCCGGACTGGAAAGGGTGGTGGGGGCCCAACCCGCCCTTCCACACACCGACTTTCGTCCTCACCCATCATGCGCGCCCTTCGATCGAGATGGAGGGCGGCACGACGTTCCACTTCCTCGACGCTTCGCCCGCCAAGGCGCTCGAGGCGGCCCGCGAGGCTGCGGGCGGCCAGGACGTACGCATGGGCGGGGGGCCCGCCATGATCCGCGACTTCCTTGCCGCCGGGCTCATCGACCACATGCACGTTGTGGTGGTCCCGATCCTGCTCGGCCGAGGCGTACGCCTCTGGGACGGACTGGAGGGCCTCGAGAAGGACTACGAGGTCGAGGCCGCCTCCTCGCCCAGCGGAGTTACGCATGTGACGTTCACCCGTGCGGGTCTCTGA
- a CDS encoding tetratricopeptide repeat protein, whose amino-acid sequence MLATVLGLIGGIAAAIIGAWAALRARRLPKSRVELVDVTIAPSSGSASGPRDMSPVLDVKVRNTGGQSAVLKRLVVRVHRAVRCGSMFSSMRLTPYRAVWMGAALPVSATYDAAIPPPEDAGDFRAVIDLSQVVAQGEADRFEVRLGMKPTFDTYVYGLDLEIIYDGDDRMMSSPMVAVAFPQHDFVYSADEIRTVINHFLDDTRKVRDAIDREMTERGLPVPEWESAPPRCRADLPDGLVSVDGIADVHASGAQGIYEVTEAFWDPGRAITGHLQSFERVYRELVDITVGAAVADDVLTASLPQAEATLAQLPALYSEFRVPATAEVDRLGEPAVTKQPAKLMAEILDHHGEAVAREAALEELRSRIRVRDEGTFWFLGQLLAGEDRLNAWLAHIGLGTIPSASSAAELLDEFLRLRRPGDRGSFNVRRRLANRRRGHDAAGAAAALGTLLDDESRALGPEHPDTCATRIELFLFLREAGDMAAAATVAADIVADQRRTLGPDHQRTLLYRHSLGLCLGEAGDHLSAVEVFNELLGDAMRVLGPDDPVTLDVRHELARWRGKAGNAAGAAAAFAEIVPDRIRIQGPDHPHTLMSRHNLALWTGEAGDATGAAALFAELVVDRRRVLGREHPDTVKSERALAHWREQPGPHHHTVQ is encoded by the coding sequence GTGCTGGCTACAGTTCTCGGGCTGATCGGCGGCATCGCGGCCGCAATCATCGGTGCGTGGGCGGCGCTTCGCGCTCGGCGCCTGCCGAAGTCGCGCGTCGAGCTGGTCGACGTGACCATTGCGCCGTCGTCGGGTTCGGCCTCGGGCCCGCGAGACATGTCTCCCGTGCTCGATGTGAAGGTGCGCAACACGGGAGGCCAATCGGCCGTACTCAAGCGACTCGTGGTGCGCGTGCACCGGGCCGTCCGGTGCGGGAGCATGTTTTCCAGCATGCGGCTGACGCCCTACCGCGCCGTTTGGATGGGCGCAGCCTTGCCAGTGTCCGCCACGTACGACGCTGCGATACCGCCGCCTGAAGACGCCGGCGATTTCCGGGCCGTCATCGACCTGTCCCAGGTGGTTGCGCAGGGAGAGGCGGATCGGTTCGAGGTACGCCTCGGCATGAAACCCACCTTCGACACGTACGTGTACGGGCTGGACCTGGAGATCATCTACGATGGCGACGATCGCATGATGAGTTCACCGATGGTGGCTGTCGCCTTCCCACAACATGATTTCGTTTACTCGGCTGACGAGATCCGGACCGTGATCAACCACTTCCTGGACGATACGAGGAAGGTCCGCGACGCGATCGACAGAGAGATGACCGAACGCGGGCTGCCCGTCCCCGAATGGGAATCCGCTCCGCCCCGGTGCCGAGCCGACCTGCCTGACGGCCTCGTGTCGGTGGACGGGATTGCCGACGTCCACGCCTCCGGCGCACAAGGCATCTACGAGGTTACGGAGGCGTTCTGGGATCCGGGACGAGCGATCACGGGTCATCTTCAGAGCTTCGAGCGGGTGTATCGCGAACTCGTCGACATCACCGTTGGCGCGGCAGTCGCAGACGACGTCCTGACGGCGTCGCTCCCGCAGGCCGAGGCCACGCTGGCTCAACTTCCGGCGCTGTACTCGGAATTCCGGGTTCCGGCGACGGCGGAGGTCGACCGCCTCGGCGAACCGGCGGTCACCAAGCAGCCGGCCAAGCTGATGGCGGAGATCCTGGATCACCACGGCGAAGCCGTGGCGCGAGAAGCGGCACTTGAGGAGCTGCGGAGCCGTATCCGGGTCCGTGACGAGGGAACCTTCTGGTTCCTCGGTCAGTTGCTGGCAGGGGAGGACCGCCTGAACGCGTGGCTTGCGCACATCGGCCTTGGCACGATACCGAGCGCGTCATCAGCGGCCGAACTGCTGGACGAGTTCCTCCGGCTCCGGCGTCCGGGCGACCGGGGCTCCTTCAACGTCCGGCGCCGGCTGGCCAACCGCCGACGTGGCCATGACGCCGCCGGCGCTGCGGCTGCGCTCGGGACACTCCTGGACGACGAGTCACGGGCACTGGGACCCGAGCACCCCGACACATGTGCCACGCGCATCGAACTCTTCCTTTTCCTGAGGGAGGCGGGCGACATGGCCGCCGCCGCCACGGTTGCCGCCGACATCGTCGCTGACCAGCGTCGGACGCTGGGACCGGATCACCAGCGCACCCTGCTCTACCGGCACAGCCTCGGATTATGCCTGGGTGAGGCGGGGGATCACCTGAGTGCCGTCGAGGTGTTCAACGAACTTCTCGGCGACGCCATGCGGGTGCTGGGTCCCGACGATCCCGTCACCCTTGATGTCCGTCATGAGCTGGCCCGATGGCGAGGGAAGGCGGGGAACGCCGCGGGCGCCGCCGCCGCGTTCGCCGAAATAGTCCCGGATCGTATCCGCATCCAGGGGCCCGACCACCCGCATACGCTCATGTCACGACACAACCTGGCGCTGTGGACAGGCGAGGCGGGAGACGCCACGGGCGCCGCCGCGTTATTTGCCGAGCTGGTAGTCGACCGGCGGCGAGTGCTGGGCCGGGAACACCCCGACACCGTCAAGAGCGAGCGCGCCCTGGCCCACTGGCGAGAGCAGCCTGGTCCGCACCATCACACGGTCCAATGA
- a CDS encoding VOC family protein — translation MDFVSIRIITSDVARLVEFYERATGAQATWATEDFAELRTAGATLAIAGTRTVPLFAPGSARPADNHSVITEFLVDDVDRVHQNLTGFVTDFVNEPTTMPWGNRSLLFRDPDGNLVNFFTPVTPAAIEKFAR, via the coding sequence ATGGACTTCGTCTCGATCCGCATCATCACCAGCGACGTAGCGCGCCTCGTCGAGTTCTACGAGCGAGCCACGGGGGCGCAGGCGACGTGGGCCACCGAGGACTTCGCCGAACTCAGGACCGCCGGCGCCACCCTCGCGATCGCCGGCACCCGCACGGTCCCGCTGTTCGCCCCGGGCTCTGCCCGCCCGGCGGACAACCACAGCGTGATCACCGAGTTCCTCGTCGACGACGTGGACCGCGTTCACCAGAACCTGACCGGCTTCGTCACCGACTTCGTCAACGAGCCCACCACGATGCCCTGGGGCAACCGGTCGCTGCTGTTCCGCGACCCCGACGGCAACCTCGTCAACTTCTTCACCCCCGTCACCCCAGCGGCCATCGAAAAGTTCGCACGCTGA
- a CDS encoding helix-turn-helix transcriptional regulator produces the protein MPRPTGRVLTLLELLQSGGTRTVAELAGRLGVEGRTVRRYVDQLIDLGVPVESVRGRYGGYRLAPGYRLPPLMLSDDEALAVLLGLVAGRRAGLTTTERTASETASAKIRRVLPKHIARRLDTLLEALAFTDQPGEFDTPDAGVLLTVSDAVRHHRPVSIRYTDRDGRRSERTLHAYGIVAHAGRWYVTGKDAQIGEDRTFRLDRIADARTLPGSFEAPAGPDPAHRLLSAFATAEYRHEVTLRIHGTVEQIRAHLPAGVANLEEYAPVAGEHQAERWLRVELRAERLDWLPPVLASLDRPFVIERPDELRDLVIALADRLASCARQA, from the coding sequence ATGCCTCGACCCACTGGCCGCGTGCTGACACTCCTGGAGCTGCTGCAGTCGGGTGGCACCCGGACGGTGGCCGAACTCGCCGGCCGGCTCGGCGTCGAAGGGCGCACCGTGCGGCGGTATGTGGACCAGCTGATCGACCTGGGCGTGCCCGTGGAATCGGTGCGCGGCCGCTACGGCGGGTACCGGCTCGCCCCCGGGTACCGCTTGCCTCCGCTCATGCTCAGCGACGACGAGGCGCTGGCCGTGCTGCTCGGCCTGGTCGCCGGTCGCCGAGCAGGGCTGACGACGACGGAGCGCACGGCGAGCGAGACGGCATCGGCGAAGATCCGGCGGGTGCTGCCCAAGCACATCGCCCGCCGGCTCGACACACTCCTGGAAGCTCTCGCCTTCACGGATCAGCCCGGCGAGTTCGACACCCCGGACGCCGGGGTCTTGCTCACGGTCTCCGATGCGGTGCGCCACCACCGACCGGTCTCGATCCGCTACACCGACCGCGACGGACGGCGCAGCGAACGCACACTGCACGCGTACGGGATCGTCGCCCACGCGGGCCGGTGGTACGTCACGGGCAAGGACGCCCAGATCGGCGAGGACCGAACCTTCCGGCTCGATCGCATCGCAGACGCACGGACCCTGCCCGGCTCATTCGAAGCGCCTGCGGGTCCCGATCCGGCACATCGCCTGTTGTCAGCCTTCGCCACGGCCGAGTACCGGCACGAGGTGACCTTGCGGATCCACGGGACGGTTGAGCAGATCCGCGCCCACCTTCCCGCCGGCGTCGCGAACCTGGAGGAGTACGCGCCCGTGGCAGGCGAGCACCAGGCGGAGCGCTGGCTGCGCGTCGAGCTGCGGGCGGAGCGGCTCGACTGGTTGCCTCCGGTACTCGCCTCACTCGACCGTCCGTTCGTCATCGAGCGCCCCGATGAACTCCGCGACCTGGTCATCGCGCTCGCCGATCGCCTCGCGTCCTGCGCCCGCCAAGCCTGA